The genomic interval GTCTTGTCTCCCATCAGATTCAAGAACGGCTTAGGGGTCGTGCTGGTGCTCAGCGGCCAGAAGCGCTCCCCTTTGCCACCCGCCATGATAACGCAAAATACGTGTTCCATAGGCACCTCTGCAGAACCTTTAGAGTACATTCAGACTACTACAGCTTCAGTGCGTCTACAATCTTCATGCCGAGAAACAATTGCTCGATCCCTCCCGGCGCATCCAGCGATTCAGTCTTCTCATGTATCCGGCGCAAGCGTCCATTCCTGTTCAGAGCGGCTTGCAAGGCCTCTCTCTGAATGCCAAAGGAAACCTCATCACCCGCTGCATTGCCCCGTCGGCAAGCTATTTCCTCTCTGATATCCACAGTGTAACCTGCGCAGCCGAAAAGATAAATCTCTCCCGCATACATCTCTTTGCTGTGCATGGAGAAAAGATTCTTCAAAGCATCCTTCCTCGACTCGGGTACATCGCCAGCGTAACTGACGCAGGGGAATTCAACATACGAATCGATCGTACCAGCGATGCTCAGGTACTCCGGAAAAAGCGCACACGCAGCGGGCCTCTTCTCATAGACGGTGCAGTAACCTTTCTCATTCAGAAAAGGGCATGGTTTACTCAAAGCAAAGCGCACTCTCACTCTGTCAAACCCATGCTCCACAAAAGGCGCCAGAGAAAAATAGCGCTTGAAGGTTTCTGCTACAGGGCGTTGGAGATATTTTGCCAGAGCATAAATTTCAAAAAGGCTCGCATCGACAAGCAGGTCACCGCGGCACCCGTACCTCGGACAAGTGTCATCGCACTTGAACGACGAGTCCTTGTTGTAAAGACTATGCTTCTCGCCGAGCCATGCATCGAGCACGCTAGGCCCTGACATACTCCATGATTTTCGGCAACACTTCCGATGCGCTCTCTTTGAAGAAAAAATGAGATATAGAGGAGGTGAATGGTGTCTCCTCCATGTTGATTTCCACGATCTTGGCCCCGCTGGAGTGAGCAAGATGCGGCAAGTCCGCTGCGGGATAGACAACGCCGGAGGTACCCATGACAAACATGAGCTTGCACTTTCGCGCTTCTTCGTTTGCCCGTATCATATCGAGCATGGGTATGGGCTCGCCAAAAAAGACGACATCCGGTTTTAAAGGTGCAAAGCAACGATCGCATATAGGATACGGGAGAACGCGTGCTTCCACTTCAGTAAAGTCGATCTTTGCCGAGCAACCAACGCAGATGAGCCGCCTGTGATTTCCGTGGTATTCGATAACCGTGCTGTTACCTGCTGTCTGATGAAGCCCATCCACGTTCTGCGTGATGATGGCCTTGAGGAAGCCCATTTTCTCTAACTCGCCGAGCGCGACATGGGCCGCAGACGGCCTTGCCGCAAAGATCACACCCGCCATCTCCCGGAGCATATTCCATACCTTCTCTGGATTGCGTCGAAATGCATCTATATGCGCATACTCCATCGGGTCATATTTCTCCCACAGTCCCTGCCCACCCCGGAAGGTAGGGATTCCGCTGTCTACCGAGATGCCCGATCCTGTGAAAGCAACCACATAACCTCTTTCCTTGATCAGGTCAGCCACTTCACGATACTTGTCCATACCCTCACTCGCTTTCGAGGCTAAGGCTCTTCTTTGCCTGGCGCGGAAAACAACTATTTACGAGCCTTAGCCACATCTTTGGCCGCCGGAAGTTTGCCCAATCCGTCAGCTTTTCTCACTGCCCTCTTGATGGCTTCTGCCACCACGAATTCACTAAGGATACCTACCCTGTTGACGTCTGCGTCCACGCTTCCCATTGAGAGCGCGAACACAAGGTCGCCGTCAAACGTCGTGTGCACGGGGCTGACCGTCTTTATCAGTCCGCCCTGAGCGATCTGTGCTACTTTCGTGATCTCTCTTTTGTGGAATGCTCCGTTGGTCGCAACAACAGCGAGCGTCGTATTTTCAAGGCCGAACTGCTTTCTTACATAGCCCCGCTTTAACGAATCAACGGTGCCGGCGAACTGGAGACTCTCCTGTTTCTTTCTCACGCCTGCTATGATCTTGCCTGTGAGGTTGTCCAGGATGTCGCCGAACGCGTTAACTACAACAAGGGCTCCCA from Syntrophorhabdales bacterium carries:
- a CDS encoding YkgJ family cysteine cluster protein, with translation MSGPSVLDAWLGEKHSLYNKDSSFKCDDTCPRYGCRGDLLVDASLFEIYALAKYLQRPVAETFKRYFSLAPFVEHGFDRVRVRFALSKPCPFLNEKGYCTVYEKRPAACALFPEYLSIAGTIDSYVEFPCVSYAGDVPESRKDALKNLFSMHSKEMYAGEIYLFGCAGYTVDIREEIACRRGNAAGDEVSFGIQREALQAALNRNGRLRRIHEKTESLDAPGGIEQLFLGMKIVDALKL
- a CDS encoding NAD-dependent deacylase, giving the protein MDKYREVADLIKERGYVVAFTGSGISVDSGIPTFRGGQGLWEKYDPMEYAHIDAFRRNPEKVWNMLREMAGVIFAARPSAAHVALGELEKMGFLKAIITQNVDGLHQTAGNSTVIEYHGNHRRLICVGCSAKIDFTEVEARVLPYPICDRCFAPLKPDVVFFGEPIPMLDMIRANEEARKCKLMFVMGTSGVVYPAADLPHLAHSSGAKIVEINMEETPFTSSISHFFFKESASEVLPKIMEYVRA